From Echinicola jeungdonensis, the proteins below share one genomic window:
- a CDS encoding sodium:solute symporter: MQLPIIDLVIFFLYMLGILFFGASFYFKKGRTTDDYMVGGRKLPTWAIGMSIFATFVSSISFLALPGNAYLSNWNSFVFSLSIPIAALVAVKFFVPLYRGVQSESAYYYLETRFGSWARGYASICYLLTQLARMGTILYLLALPMNALLGWDIGTIIIVTGISVIIYASMGGIEAVVWTDAIQGIVLISGALICLGLVMFSMPEGPMQVIEIGAQQDKFSLGSFGVSLTEATFWVILIYGLFINLQNFGVDQNYVQRYMSARTEKEAIKSTWFGSMLYVPVSLLFFFIGTALFAYYQVNPDLLPASLRSADAADKIFPFFIVNGLPKGMTGLLIASIFAAGMSTISTSLNSSATVILTDHYKKYINKNADTKASFKVLGVAAVVMGLISIGVSLAMTEVKSALDSWWALSSVFSGGVLGLFLLGYFSKKVQQMEAAIGVVVGILVIAWMSLTPIVLTDGKWVDFKNTMHTNLTIVIGTLVIFLTGFLLSLLFNKKKKKQEKEKVLN, encoded by the coding sequence ATGCAACTACCCATTATAGACCTGGTCATTTTTTTCCTTTATATGTTGGGCATCCTGTTTTTTGGTGCATCATTTTATTTTAAAAAAGGACGGACAACGGATGATTACATGGTGGGAGGTAGAAAATTGCCCACCTGGGCCATTGGTATGTCCATCTTTGCCACCTTTGTCAGTAGCATTAGCTTTTTGGCTTTGCCCGGAAATGCCTATCTGAGCAATTGGAACAGTTTTGTTTTTAGCCTTTCCATTCCTATTGCAGCGTTGGTGGCCGTAAAATTCTTTGTACCGCTTTACCGGGGTGTCCAAAGTGAATCAGCTTATTATTACCTGGAAACAAGGTTTGGATCCTGGGCTAGGGGCTATGCCTCCATCTGTTATCTGCTGACCCAATTGGCCAGGATGGGGACGATTTTGTATTTGCTGGCTTTGCCTATGAATGCCCTTTTGGGCTGGGATATCGGCACCATCATCATTGTTACAGGGATTTCGGTGATCATTTATGCATCCATGGGAGGGATTGAAGCCGTAGTTTGGACAGATGCGATTCAGGGAATTGTATTGATATCCGGGGCATTGATCTGTTTGGGCTTAGTTATGTTTTCCATGCCTGAGGGGCCCATGCAAGTGATAGAAATTGGTGCCCAACAGGATAAATTTAGCCTGGGAAGTTTTGGAGTGAGTTTGACTGAAGCCACTTTCTGGGTGATTTTGATTTATGGGCTTTTTATTAACCTTCAGAATTTTGGAGTTGACCAAAATTATGTTCAGCGGTATATGAGTGCCCGGACGGAAAAGGAAGCGATCAAATCTACTTGGTTTGGCAGTATGTTATATGTGCCTGTATCCTTGCTGTTTTTCTTTATCGGAACGGCACTGTTTGCTTATTACCAGGTAAATCCAGATTTATTGCCTGCTTCGCTTCGATCAGCAGATGCCGCGGACAAGATATTTCCCTTCTTCATTGTTAATGGTTTACCCAAAGGAATGACCGGTCTTTTGATTGCCTCCATTTTTGCGGCAGGCATGAGTACCATTTCTACCAGCCTGAATAGCTCGGCAACTGTGATTTTGACAGACCACTACAAAAAATACATTAATAAAAATGCTGATACCAAAGCCAGTTTTAAAGTTTTAGGCGTTGCTGCTGTGGTTATGGGGTTGATCAGTATTGGGGTTTCCCTGGCCATGACAGAAGTAAAAAGTGCCCTTGATTCCTGGTGGGCGCTATCTTCGGTTTTCAGTGGAGGGGTTTTGGGATTGTTCCTTTTGGGATATTTTTCTAAAAAAGTCCAACAAATGGAGGCCGCCATTGGTGTGGTGGTCGGTATTTTGGTCATTGCTTGGATGAGTTTGACCCCCATCGTTCTAACGGATGGAAAATGGGTGGATTTCAAAAACACCATGCATACCAACCTGACCATTGTGATCGGGACATTGGTGATATTTCTGACAGGGTTTTTATTGTCATTATTGTTTAATAAAAAGAAAAAAAAGCAAGAAAAAGAAAAAGTTCTTAATTGA
- a CDS encoding FGGY family carbohydrate kinase — protein sequence MKKENQYILSIDQGTSGTKTLIFDQEGQQVVKGSVPLKTHYLDGGWVEQEPEAIYQNVLEAVQQCLKEFEQKGGSLDQIQACGISNQRETFVLWDKEGKPLYNAVVWQCKRSIEICEQLKSRGLEPMIREKTGLIIDPYFSGTKLIWLYENKTKVKSAIDERKAYFGTVDTWLLYKLTNGQEYKTDYTNASRTLFFNLETLDWDQELLDQFNLSGLNLPEVGPSSADFGQSDFGGILKQPVKVNSMIGDSHAAAFGEECFAPGTAKATLGTGCSVLMNIGEKPKVSGHGMVTTICWSTEGQVNYALEGVIVTCGATIEWLKNELGLIENSKETEEIALSLESNQGVYLVPAFSGLGAPHWDMKRKAALVGITFDSTKKHIVRAALESIPYQIKDVIAAMEADSGLDLKALNIDGGISANGFVTQFLSDLLSKPVVNVGIPDVSALGAAYLAGLKAGVYESLEQLQYLQNKNQIIPNGKGESVQLAYEGWKKALANGG from the coding sequence ATGAAAAAAGAAAACCAATATATATTATCTATTGATCAGGGAACCAGTGGAACCAAAACTTTGATATTTGATCAGGAGGGGCAACAGGTGGTGAAAGGTTCGGTTCCTTTGAAAACCCATTACCTTGATGGGGGCTGGGTGGAACAGGAACCTGAAGCTATTTATCAAAATGTCCTGGAAGCGGTTCAGCAATGCTTGAAAGAATTTGAGCAAAAAGGGGGGAGCCTTGATCAAATCCAGGCTTGTGGCATTTCCAACCAGAGAGAAACCTTCGTGCTTTGGGATAAGGAAGGAAAACCCCTTTATAATGCGGTGGTCTGGCAATGTAAACGTTCCATTGAAATTTGTGAGCAACTAAAATCCAGAGGCTTGGAGCCCATGATCCGTGAAAAGACCGGATTGATCATTGATCCCTATTTTTCGGGTACCAAGCTGATCTGGTTGTACGAAAATAAAACAAAGGTAAAATCAGCCATTGATGAGCGCAAAGCCTATTTTGGGACTGTGGATACTTGGTTGCTTTACAAGCTGACCAATGGACAGGAATATAAAACCGATTATACCAATGCTTCCAGAACACTCTTTTTTAATCTGGAAACCCTGGATTGGGATCAGGAATTATTAGATCAATTTAACCTTTCCGGACTGAATTTACCGGAAGTGGGGCCATCCTCTGCAGATTTTGGACAATCTGATTTTGGGGGGATTTTGAAGCAACCTGTGAAGGTGAATTCCATGATCGGTGATTCCCATGCAGCGGCATTTGGGGAGGAATGTTTTGCCCCGGGTACGGCCAAAGCCACCTTGGGGACTGGTTGTTCGGTTTTGATGAATATTGGAGAAAAGCCAAAGGTCTCCGGGCACGGCATGGTGACCACCATTTGCTGGAGCACTGAAGGGCAGGTCAATTATGCTTTGGAGGGAGTGATTGTCACTTGTGGGGCGACAATAGAGTGGCTGAAAAATGAATTGGGGCTGATAGAAAATAGCAAGGAAACAGAAGAAATTGCCCTGTCACTGGAATCCAACCAGGGAGTTTACCTGGTCCCTGCCTTTAGTGGCCTTGGGGCCCCCCATTGGGATATGAAGCGGAAAGCTGCCTTGGTAGGAATAACTTTCGACTCTACCAAAAAACATATCGTCCGGGCTGCTTTGGAATCTATTCCCTACCAAATCAAAGATGTCATTGCTGCGATGGAAGCGGATTCAGGTTTGGATTTGAAAGCATTGAATATAGATGGAGGCATCAGTGCCAATGGATTTGTTACCCAATTTTTATCCGATCTTTTATCGAAACCTGTGGTCAATGTGGGCATACCGGATGTTTCCGCCCTAGGGGCAGCATATTTAGCAGGTCTAAAAGCGGGGGTGTATGAAAGTTTGGAACAACTTCAATATCTTCAAAACAAAAACCAAATCATTCCCAATGGCAAAGGGGAGTCGGTTCAATTGGCCTATGAAGGTTGGAAGAAAGCACTAGCAAACGGAGGGTAA
- a CDS encoding ABC transporter permease, whose translation MIAIKKQIPSLAKFQSMIALLALCLVLSLLSEQFLTLANGWNVMRQVSVNICISVGMTLVILTAGIDLSVGSILALCGAVTASLIKNGIAWEAMNLYIGFAPLGAVIVGVALGFGLGWFNGWTITKFKVPPFVATLAMLTIARGLTMLWTQGFPINGLGEKFAYLGTGWFIGIPMPVWITGAIVGAAVLLTTKTKFGRYVYAIGGNERAARLSGINISRVKMTVYAIAGGLAAVGGMIVTSRLDSAQPNAGISYELDAIAAVVIGGTSLSGGKGSIMGAVLGGIIIGVLNNGLVLLNVSPFWQQVVKGAVILLAVMIDKANSKEE comes from the coding sequence ATGATTGCAATAAAAAAACAAATCCCCTCGCTGGCAAAATTTCAATCCATGATTGCGCTGTTGGCGCTTTGCCTGGTATTGAGTTTGCTTTCCGAACAATTTTTGACCCTGGCCAATGGTTGGAATGTCATGCGGCAGGTGTCCGTAAATATCTGCATTTCCGTGGGCATGACCCTGGTTATTTTGACGGCAGGAATTGACCTTTCGGTAGGATCCATCTTGGCCTTATGTGGGGCAGTAACGGCTTCCCTGATCAAAAACGGTATTGCCTGGGAAGCCATGAACCTGTACATCGGCTTTGCCCCCCTGGGTGCTGTCATCGTCGGAGTGGCTTTAGGTTTTGGCTTGGGTTGGTTCAATGGCTGGACCATCACCAAGTTCAAAGTGCCCCCCTTTGTGGCCACCCTGGCTATGCTGACCATTGCCCGTGGATTGACCATGCTCTGGACTCAAGGTTTTCCTATCAATGGTTTGGGAGAAAAATTTGCCTATCTGGGAACGGGTTGGTTTATCGGAATTCCCATGCCCGTTTGGATTACAGGAGCGATAGTTGGTGCTGCGGTTTTACTGACCACCAAGACCAAATTTGGCCGGTATGTATATGCTATCGGAGGAAATGAAAGGGCAGCCCGGCTTTCCGGAATCAATATCAGCAGGGTCAAAATGACCGTTTATGCCATTGCCGGCGGCTTGGCAGCTGTGGGTGGTATGATCGTGACTTCCCGCTTGGACTCTGCTCAGCCCAATGCTGGGATAAGCTATGAATTGGATGCTATTGCTGCAGTGGTAATCGGGGGGACTTCTCTTTCCGGAGGTAAAGGTAGCATCATGGGGGCTGTGTTGGGTGGTATCATCATTGGTGTACTTAATAATGGCTTGGTATTGCTCAATGTTAGCCCATTCTGGCAACAGGTGGTCAAAGGAGCCGTGATTCTTTTGGCCGTCATGATCGATAAAGCCAATTCAAAAGAAGAATAG
- a CDS encoding sugar ABC transporter ATP-binding protein, with the protein MRKVRNWWRMLAVENITKEFTGVKALKGVSLELKAGMVTAIIGENGAGKSTLMKILSGVYPDYEGTIYYQGEPVKFKNTKEAQEKGICIIHQELNLIPHLSIRENIFLGREPETQLGFLDVPLMHEASVKLLKRLKLDVDPETPVNKLKVGQQQLVEIAKALSLESQVIIMDEPTSAISDSEVEVLFGIIRDLIAEGKAIAYISHKLDELFKIAERYVVLRDGELIEAGEMKGMTEDALIQKMVGREIVIQRNKTKKEFTEKVLSAKNISLPHPQRPDKQLLKNICFELGKGEVVGIFGLMGAGRTELMETLFGMHPSSSGELCIDGEAGHFHSPKEAMEAGLALVPEDRKQDGLVLCMDIGTNSSLTVVDNLLSAGLLDAKKESDLAQKYMGELKIKATSAHQVVEKLSGGNQQKVVLAKWMATKPKVLMLDEPTRGIDINAKNEIYKLIKQLASEGLGLIVVSSELPEILAISDRVLVMAEGKMTANIQVNENTSEDEILRAAIIDNR; encoded by the coding sequence TTGAGGAAAGTAAGAAATTGGTGGAGAATGCTGGCAGTTGAGAATATTACCAAGGAATTTACAGGAGTAAAGGCCTTAAAAGGGGTCAGTCTAGAGCTGAAAGCGGGTATGGTAACGGCCATCATTGGTGAAAATGGGGCCGGAAAATCCACCCTGATGAAAATCCTTTCCGGAGTTTATCCTGATTACGAAGGGACGATCTATTATCAAGGGGAGCCTGTTAAGTTTAAAAACACCAAGGAAGCCCAGGAAAAGGGAATTTGCATCATCCATCAGGAACTGAACCTGATTCCCCATTTGAGCATCCGTGAAAATATTTTTTTAGGCAGGGAGCCAGAAACCCAATTGGGTTTTTTGGATGTGCCATTGATGCATGAAGCTTCTGTCAAGTTATTAAAGCGCTTGAAGCTGGATGTGGATCCTGAAACCCCGGTAAACAAATTAAAAGTTGGCCAACAGCAATTGGTTGAAATTGCCAAGGCTTTATCCCTGGAAAGCCAGGTGATCATTATGGACGAACCCACTTCTGCCATAAGTGATAGTGAGGTGGAGGTGCTATTTGGCATTATCCGGGACCTTATCGCTGAAGGGAAGGCCATTGCTTATATTTCTCATAAGCTGGATGAGCTATTCAAAATTGCTGAACGCTATGTGGTGCTCCGGGATGGGGAATTGATTGAGGCGGGAGAAATGAAAGGAATGACTGAGGATGCCCTGATCCAAAAAATGGTAGGAAGGGAAATTGTCATCCAAAGAAATAAAACCAAAAAAGAGTTTACCGAAAAAGTACTTTCCGCAAAAAATATATCCCTGCCTCATCCTCAGAGGCCAGATAAGCAGTTATTGAAAAATATTTGTTTTGAGCTGGGCAAAGGAGAGGTGGTTGGCATTTTTGGATTGATGGGAGCGGGGAGAACTGAATTAATGGAAACCCTTTTCGGAATGCATCCCAGCAGTTCTGGTGAGTTGTGCATTGATGGTGAAGCGGGCCATTTCCATTCTCCCAAGGAGGCCATGGAGGCGGGTTTAGCTTTGGTTCCAGAAGACAGAAAGCAAGATGGGCTTGTGCTTTGCATGGATATTGGGACCAATTCCAGCCTTACTGTTGTAGATAATTTGCTTTCCGCAGGCTTGTTGGATGCCAAGAAAGAAAGTGATTTGGCTCAAAAGTATATGGGTGAACTGAAAATCAAGGCCACCTCTGCCCATCAGGTAGTGGAAAAACTGAGTGGGGGCAACCAGCAAAAGGTGGTTCTGGCCAAATGGATGGCAACCAAGCCGAAAGTACTCATGCTGGATGAGCCTACACGTGGTATTGATATCAATGCCAAAAATGAAATTTACAAATTGATCAAACAATTGGCTTCAGAAGGTTTGGGACTGATTGTGGTTTCCTCCGAATTGCCCGAAATCCTGGCCATTTCTGACCGGGTATTGGTGATGGCAGAAGGAAAAATGACAGCTAATATCCAGGTCAATGAAAATACATCAGAAGATGAAATTCTAAGGGCGGCTATTATTGACAACCGCTGA
- a CDS encoding DUF5605 domain-containing protein → MRLAIKFNKIFLTSFCLAQLYFLTGNSVVGQTSVPQWDLFELILEGPEGGNPFIGTEFGAVFYNDNDSLWTEGFYDGNGEYKIRFMPEEQGEWTYKTFSNKPSLDGKEGKLICTEAKRGTHGPVMVRDQYHFQYPDGTPFYPFGTTVYEWPFQSMESQLKTLETLKSSPFNKVRFLAVPPYKERYIEEGKLKIEEFPFEGTSRENWDFSRFNPEYFKKLDQCVKWLYENGIQADLILFRPYDDGRWGFDEMDQETNKRFVSYMMARYAAFSNIWWSLANENSFMKSLTDEEWDELFQLVEEKDSYGHLRSIHNAGNIYDYGKPWVSHISLQYYNAVRVPGVSPLLRDLFRKPVVHDEINYEGNITRRWGRISAEELTFRFWNAYIGGGYATHGESYKKNPWISTGGKLIGESPERIAFLKSLVQESPVDWNPVDQYYELNLTGKGGEFYMFYFGKESPSSWKVILPKRGLEEGDRFKVEIIDTWNMTIDPVEGIFEMVPLEGDGYKFRDKDGREIQLPGKPYLALRIKKVAEKPFYP, encoded by the coding sequence ATGCGATTAGCTATTAAATTCAACAAAATATTCCTGACTTCTTTTTGTTTAGCGCAACTGTATTTCCTTACTGGGAATTCAGTAGTTGGTCAAACTTCTGTACCGCAATGGGATTTATTTGAATTGATCCTTGAGGGGCCGGAAGGTGGAAATCCTTTTATTGGAACAGAATTCGGCGCGGTTTTTTATAATGATAACGATTCACTTTGGACGGAGGGGTTTTATGATGGTAATGGAGAATACAAGATCCGATTTATGCCGGAAGAGCAGGGAGAATGGACTTATAAAACTTTCAGCAACAAACCTTCTTTGGATGGAAAAGAAGGAAAATTAATTTGTACGGAAGCCAAAAGAGGAACCCATGGACCTGTAATGGTTCGGGATCAATATCATTTTCAATATCCAGATGGAACTCCTTTTTACCCTTTTGGTACCACTGTTTATGAATGGCCATTTCAATCCATGGAATCCCAGTTAAAAACTTTGGAAACCTTAAAATCTTCACCTTTTAATAAGGTGCGGTTTTTGGCAGTTCCTCCCTATAAGGAAAGGTACATTGAAGAGGGGAAATTAAAAATAGAAGAATTTCCATTTGAAGGGACCTCCAGGGAAAACTGGGACTTTTCGCGCTTTAATCCTGAATATTTTAAAAAACTTGATCAATGTGTAAAGTGGCTTTATGAAAATGGAATACAAGCAGACCTGATTCTTTTTAGACCCTACGATGATGGACGATGGGGCTTTGATGAAATGGATCAGGAAACCAACAAACGTTTTGTCTCCTATATGATGGCTCGTTATGCTGCATTTTCCAACATTTGGTGGAGTTTGGCCAATGAAAATAGTTTTATGAAAAGTCTGACTGATGAGGAATGGGATGAATTGTTTCAGTTGGTGGAAGAAAAAGATTCTTATGGCCATCTCCGGTCCATACACAATGCAGGAAATATTTATGATTATGGAAAACCTTGGGTGAGCCATATTAGCTTACAATATTATAATGCCGTGAGAGTTCCCGGCGTAAGTCCTTTACTGAGGGATTTGTTCCGGAAACCAGTTGTCCATGATGAAATCAATTATGAGGGAAATATTACCAGAAGATGGGGAAGGATTTCTGCCGAAGAACTTACTTTTCGTTTTTGGAATGCATACATCGGGGGAGGATATGCGACTCATGGTGAATCTTATAAGAAGAACCCCTGGATTTCTACAGGTGGAAAACTGATAGGGGAAAGCCCTGAAAGGATTGCCTTTTTAAAATCGTTGGTGCAAGAAAGTCCGGTGGATTGGAATCCTGTTGATCAGTATTATGAATTGAATCTTACTGGAAAAGGAGGGGAGTTTTATATGTTTTATTTCGGAAAGGAAAGCCCATCCTCTTGGAAGGTGATTTTGCCCAAAAGAGGCCTAGAAGAAGGGGATCGGTTTAAAGTCGAAATTATAGATACCTGGAATATGACCATAGACCCGGTTGAAGGAATTTTTGAAATGGTTCCTTTAGAGGGAGATGGCTATAAGTTCAGAGATAAAGATGGAAGGGAAATCCAACTTCCTGGAAAACCCTATTTAGCTTTAAGAATTAAAAAAGTAGCAGAAAAGCCTTTTTATCCATAA
- a CDS encoding dihydrodipicolinate synthase family protein yields MKTIPSLPKPFKGIVPPMITPLLDDDTLDVEGLERLINHIIDGGVHGLFILGTTGESTSLSYKIRHELVERTCEIVDGRVPVLVGITDTAATESLRLANTAAEAGAAAVVAAPPYYFSLGQPELIEYYEYLVERLPLPLFLYNMPSHTKIVIEPDTVKTLSKHEKIVGLKDSSANNAYFNKVLYKMKDRSDFSLFVGPEEIMAETVLLGAHGGVNGGANMFPELYVKLYEAAENGHVETVKALHDQVLEISTRLYALGKFGSSYLKGIKCALSVLGICSDYMASPLHHFRKEEREKIAENLEDIKVKIQELGLKAQD; encoded by the coding sequence ATGAAAACGATACCCTCATTACCGAAACCCTTTAAGGGAATTGTTCCCCCTATGATCACTCCATTATTGGATGATGATACATTAGATGTGGAAGGCTTGGAACGTCTGATCAACCATATCATTGATGGGGGCGTTCACGGGTTGTTTATCCTTGGTACCACTGGAGAATCTACCAGTTTGTCTTACAAAATCAGACATGAACTGGTGGAGCGGACTTGTGAAATTGTAGATGGCAGGGTTCCTGTTTTGGTGGGTATTACCGATACCGCTGCAACCGAGAGTTTGCGATTGGCCAATACTGCTGCTGAAGCTGGTGCTGCGGCTGTTGTAGCTGCGCCGCCTTATTATTTTAGCCTTGGCCAACCCGAATTGATCGAGTATTATGAGTATTTGGTGGAAAGGCTTCCTTTGCCTTTGTTCCTGTATAATATGCCTTCCCATACCAAAATAGTCATTGAGCCGGATACGGTGAAAACCTTGTCAAAACATGAAAAAATTGTTGGCCTGAAAGACAGCTCAGCCAACAATGCTTATTTCAACAAGGTACTCTATAAAATGAAAGACCGGTCTGATTTCTCTCTCTTTGTGGGGCCCGAAGAAATCATGGCCGAAACGGTACTTTTGGGTGCCCATGGCGGTGTCAATGGCGGTGCCAATATGTTCCCGGAATTGTACGTGAAGTTGTATGAGGCGGCAGAAAACGGGCATGTGGAAACTGTAAAAGCCCTGCATGACCAGGTATTGGAGATTTCTACCAGGCTTTACGCTCTGGGTAAATTTGGCTCCAGCTACCTCAAGGGAATTAAATGTGCCTTAAGTGTATTAGGGATCTGCAGTGATTATATGGCTTCTCCGCTTCATCATTTTCGCAAAGAAGAAAGGGAAAAAATAGCCGAAAACCTGGAAGATATCAAAGTGAAGATTCAGGAATTAGGGCTAAAGGCACAGGATTAG
- the pelA gene encoding pectate lyase, with protein MKLQSLFPFSGLFGGKNLHKRLLIFSLCLVAIACGIKPTAEKVSWNEAQHQEDSWYGSQEAQRIADNVLLYQNHNGGWVKNIDMAAELSESDKKDLAKEKSNQIGTTIDNGATHTQMRYLAKVFDETKNDKYKEAFLDGLDYLLEAQYENGGWPQFYPIREGYYEHITYNDGAMIGVMQLLKDVAKKKPPYDFVGENKRQAAQKAIDKGLEIILETQVEVDGELTVWCAQHDKDDLSPAKARAYELPSLSGSESVGIVQYLMELEQPDERVITAVESAVDWFESSKVEGIRLEKVNDENSPKGYDLVVVEDPEAKPIWGRFYELETQRPIFVGRDGIIKYHLSEIEQERRIGYSFLGNYAGKLLGKDYPEWKAKIIQ; from the coding sequence ATGAAACTCCAATCGTTATTTCCTTTCTCTGGATTATTTGGAGGAAAAAACCTTCACAAAAGGTTATTAATCTTCAGTTTGTGTTTAGTGGCAATCGCCTGTGGTATTAAACCAACTGCCGAAAAGGTTTCCTGGAATGAAGCGCAACACCAGGAAGATAGTTGGTATGGCAGTCAGGAAGCCCAACGGATTGCTGACAATGTGCTTTTGTACCAGAATCATAATGGAGGATGGGTGAAAAACATTGATATGGCTGCAGAGCTATCTGAGTCCGATAAGAAAGATTTGGCAAAGGAAAAGAGTAATCAAATAGGGACCACTATTGACAATGGTGCCACCCATACCCAAATGAGGTATTTGGCCAAAGTGTTTGATGAAACAAAAAATGATAAATATAAAGAAGCTTTTTTGGATGGTTTGGATTATCTGTTGGAAGCACAGTATGAAAATGGAGGTTGGCCCCAGTTTTACCCCATCAGAGAAGGTTATTATGAACATATAACTTACAATGACGGGGCGATGATTGGGGTAATGCAACTGCTCAAAGACGTGGCAAAAAAGAAACCTCCATATGATTTTGTAGGTGAAAATAAGCGTCAAGCTGCTCAAAAAGCCATCGATAAAGGATTGGAAATCATATTGGAAACCCAGGTTGAGGTGGATGGAGAATTGACTGTTTGGTGCGCCCAGCATGATAAGGACGATTTAAGTCCAGCTAAGGCAAGGGCTTATGAGCTGCCTTCACTTAGTGGAAGCGAAAGTGTTGGCATAGTTCAGTATCTCATGGAATTGGAACAACCAGATGAACGGGTGATTACTGCGGTAGAAAGTGCGGTGGATTGGTTCGAGTCCTCTAAAGTAGAAGGAATTCGCCTGGAAAAAGTAAATGACGAAAACTCTCCAAAAGGATATGATCTGGTAGTTGTAGAGGATCCCGAAGCCAAACCCATTTGGGGACGGTTTTACGAATTAGAAACACAAAGACCAATTTTTGTCGGAAGGGACGGTATTATCAAGTATCACCTATCCGAAATCGAACAAGAAAGGAGAATAGGTTACAGTTTCTTAGGCAATTATGCCGGGAAGTTGTTGGGAAAGGATTATCCCGAATGGAAAGCCAAAATAATTCAATAA
- a CDS encoding glycoside hydrolase family 28 protein: MIRNNNVFVILMAGLLLATACTPNKAEKKEESYFPLDSLMTRDQVGADNLPEEIAPVDAPFDMPEFKKPEFPDRTVSIVDYGAKQGVISTASIQKAIDEVSAQGGGKVVVPEGKWKSGRISLKSNVNFHISEGAELYFSGQLEDFRPAVFTRHEGVEVMSLGACIYAYQQDNIALTGKGTLYGPEEGPVKDQMMTEDVTEKFVPIEKPVEERVYEGYNGESIFLPMFVSPTECTNVYIEGITLERTAFWNIVPVYCDGVIIRGVTVNSVGIPRGDGIDIESSRNVLIEYSTLNNGDDCFTMKAGRGKDGIRVNKPTENIVVRYCLAKQGHGGITVGSETAGKIKNLYIHDCVFDNTGVGIRFKTRRPRGGGGENLYYERLRMNLEMTAFRWDLLGQELYVGDLAKRMPPREVNELTPKFKDIHIKDILVNTASTFVNINGIPESPLENLVMENVEVKDCRRFFNADDAKNLTFRHVKVSSQDSLMKFLDARDILFEDVQFDVPGGGIYAQTKGEQTKNIQFENTTPAHPKNWKDGSYSGESDAK; the protein is encoded by the coding sequence ATGATTAGAAACAATAATGTTTTTGTGATTTTGATGGCTGGCTTGCTTTTGGCCACCGCTTGTACTCCCAATAAGGCAGAGAAAAAGGAGGAATCTTATTTTCCTTTGGACAGCTTAATGACCAGGGACCAGGTGGGTGCTGATAACTTGCCAGAGGAGATAGCTCCGGTAGATGCACCTTTCGATATGCCGGAATTTAAAAAACCTGAATTCCCCGATCGTACGGTAAGCATTGTGGATTATGGAGCTAAGCAAGGGGTGATATCCACAGCATCCATCCAAAAAGCCATTGACGAGGTAAGCGCCCAGGGAGGTGGTAAAGTGGTGGTTCCTGAAGGAAAATGGAAATCCGGAAGAATCAGTTTGAAGAGCAATGTTAATTTCCATATTTCCGAAGGTGCTGAACTTTATTTTAGTGGTCAATTGGAAGATTTCCGGCCAGCGGTATTTACCCGACATGAGGGGGTAGAAGTAATGTCCTTGGGTGCATGTATTTATGCATATCAGCAGGATAATATAGCATTGACAGGAAAGGGTACTTTGTATGGTCCTGAGGAAGGACCTGTGAAGGACCAAATGATGACGGAGGATGTTACAGAGAAATTTGTTCCCATCGAAAAACCGGTTGAGGAAAGGGTTTATGAAGGCTACAATGGGGAATCTATCTTTTTGCCCATGTTTGTCAGCCCAACCGAATGTACCAATGTTTATATAGAAGGGATTACCCTGGAGCGTACAGCCTTTTGGAATATTGTACCGGTTTATTGTGATGGAGTGATCATTCGTGGGGTAACCGTAAATTCTGTTGGGATCCCTCGTGGAGATGGAATTGACATTGAATCCTCTAGAAATGTTTTGATAGAGTATTCTACCCTTAATAATGGGGATGATTGCTTTACCATGAAGGCAGGTAGAGGTAAGGATGGAATCCGTGTCAACAAGCCTACCGAAAATATTGTAGTCCGCTATTGCCTGGCCAAACAAGGACATGGTGGAATTACCGTTGGGAGTGAAACTGCCGGGAAAATTAAGAATCTTTACATCCATGATTGTGTATTTGACAATACCGGTGTGGGGATTCGTTTCAAAACCCGTCGTCCAAGAGGTGGAGGCGGTGAAAACCTATATTATGAAAGATTAAGAATGAACCTGGAAATGACAGCATTCCGTTGGGATTTGCTTGGCCAGGAATTGTATGTGGGTGATTTGGCCAAAAGAATGCCTCCCCGTGAAGTCAATGAATTGACACCTAAGTTTAAAGATATTCATATCAAGGACATATTGGTAAATACTGCTTCGACCTTTGTAAATATTAATGGTATTCCAGAATCCCCATTAGAAAATCTGGTAATGGAAAATGTTGAGGTAAAAGATTGCCGCAGGTTTTTCAATGCCGATGATGCAAAAAACCTCACTTTCCGGCATGTCAAAGTAAGCAGCCAGGACAGCCTGATGAAATTTTTGGATGCCCGCGATATCCTGTTTGAGGATGTTCAGTTTGACGTTCCAGGGGGGGGCATTTATGCTCAAACTAAAGGTGAACAGACCAAAAATATTCAGTTCGAAAATACTACCCCGGCCCATCCCAAAAATTGGAAAGATGGAAGTTACAGCGGGGAGTCTGATGCAAAATAA